In the Helianthus annuus cultivar XRQ/B chromosome 11, HanXRQr2.0-SUNRISE, whole genome shotgun sequence genome, one interval contains:
- the LOC110891435 gene encoding putative F-box protein At1g47790, whose product MKMETQEEEQSTTTDAQLAKKVNPVLPSEIIEEILSRLPVKSILRFTSVSKPWLSYISDQSFTQLHRTRATTLRRIAFFLSAFDSSTRKNYFFSAADDGEPLTLLMTLDGGYITEAQHLNGLVCFSFIYFSYPRFQADAFVLNPSTHKFFKLPCPYSLMNYAKETCYYFGFDESRNEHKILMIRLRDLRARTAEIMIYSMSNYSWRTIDVEPPVGFTWDRLGDRLGNSTKASVCVNSVVYIGVDRHRNSFDILGFDLRREKFSMISTPEGVVVRGFYRPRIIEINGSIGVVCYNYMKKSNEMYFWILQNGVWVREIITLPESWVELAGPALEPLDVNMDDIIFYKSKVSGSVMSMPIYDKMFSRCFKSMQFNLGHQFPCSKTVRLNQIKFYAESMVSVTNTTDSSPQAPLVTSAWSIRRKRTPARRVTSTRPIRTKRTPACFTEWGSKYFTESTLKRKCGGFGVSTYPQGKIRQMIHP is encoded by the coding sequence ATGAAAATGGAAACCCAAGAAGAAGAGCAATCGACGACGACAGATGCTCAATTGGCCAAGAAGGTGAATCCTGTACTCCCAAGTGAAATTATCGAAGAGATCCTGTCCAGACTTCCTGTTAAATCCATACTCAGATTCACATCCGTGTCTAAACCTTGGCTCTCCTACATCTCCGATCAATCATTCACCCAACTCCACCGCACTCGTGCCACCACTCTCCGCCGCATAGCTTTTTTCCTTTCTGCTTTCGATTCTTCCACTCGCAAAAACTACTTTTTCTCTGCCGCTGATGACGGGGAGCCCCTCACTCTTCTCATGACCCTCGATGGCGGTTACATCACAGAAGCCCAACATTTGAACGGGCTTGTATGTTTTTCCTTCATCTATTTCTCTTATCCTCGCTTTCAGGCTGACGCTTTCGTTCTTAACCCTAGCACGCATAAGTTTTTCAAACTCCCTTGCCCATATAGTTTGATGAATTACGCTAAAGAAACCTGCTACTATTTTGGGTTCGATGAGTCTAGAAACGAGCATAAGATCTTGATGATCAGGCTCAGAGACTTAAGGGCTCGAACAGCTGAGATTATGATTTATAGTATGTCTAATTATTCGTGGAGAACGATTGATGTGGAGCCTCCTGTTGGTTTTACTTGGGATCGCTTGGGGGATCGCTTGGGCAATAGCACCAAAGCTAGTGTTTGTGTGAATAGTGTGGTATATATTGGAGTTGACCGACACAGAAACTCGTTTGATATTTTGGGGTTTGATTTAAGAAGAGAAAAGTTTTCGATGATCAGCACCCCTGAAGGTGTTGTCGTGCGCGGCTTTTATAGGCCTCGCATCATAGAAATCAATGGCAGTATAGGAGTTGTCTGTTATAATTATATGAAGAAAAGCAATGAAATGTATTTCTGGATATTACAAAATGGTGTTTGGGTGAGAGAAATCATTACACTCCCCGAGTCTTGGGTCGAGTTAGCTGGCCCTGCTCTAGAGCCATTAGACGTTAATATGGACGACATCATCTTTTACAAGAGCAAGGTGTCCGGAAGTGTGATGAGTATGCCTATATATGACAAAATGTTTAGTAGATGTTTTAAGTCAATGCAATTCAATCTCGGTCATCAATTTCCATGCTCAAAAACCGTGAGGTTGAATCAAATCAAGTTCTATGCTGAAAGCATGGTGTCTGTTACAAACACAACTGACAGCAGCCCACAAGCCCCGCTAGTTACCTCAGCATGGTCCATCAGAAGAAAGAGAACTCCAGCCCGGCGGGTTACCTCAACAAGGCCCATCAGAACCAAGAGAACTCCAGCCTGTTTTACTGAGTGGGGGTCCAAATATTTTACTGAATCTACATTGAAACGCAAGTGTGGAGGCTTTGGTGTCTCCACGTACCCCCAGGGTAAAATAAGGCAAATGATTCATCCATGA